The genomic region AAGGGCTATCAACCAGGTGACACCATACCATTATTTTCAATGAAAAGGGGTTCAATCATAGAtctatatgtaatatattttctccaGTAATAGTCATTCCAAAAATACACCAAGCTGTCAACCATCCAATATCTAAatctttcacatttttcgtGTTCATTTATACTTAGAGAACTCAGTGTGCCAATTAATTCATCTCTTTCATCACAATAGTCttctatttcttttcttaatattcttatttctttattataaCTAATAGCATTTCTTGCGCAACTATTTCCAGTTTTTGTTTGTAAATCCTTcaacaatttattttccacttCTTTGTTCCAGTAGTTTTCTCTTTTACTTGGAGACAATAAAGGAACAATGTGTTTATTGAATTCATCTCTTAAATCATCTAAAAAGTAGTTCAGTCCTCTACATTTACGATGTGTATCTGTGGTATAATCATGCTTTTTAAAACTCGTATAATATTCTAGAAGTGCATATCTAAATCTCTTTGATAtttcaataaatttttttttttgttttatttttgaagatATGGGCACACTGAACTTAAACATATTTCAAGACACATAAAACTATGctgtaatttatttatcttgATTTCCCTATTTAATAGTTTTATTTATGAgtaatacatatttttcaaaatga from Plasmodium vivax scf_4655 genomic scaffold, whole genome shotgun sequence harbors:
- a CDS encoding Pvstp1, truncated, putative (encoded by transcript PVX_165265A; 3' partial due to end of contig.), with product MFKFSVPISSKIKQKKKFIEISKRFRYALLEYYTSFKKHDYTTDTHRKCRGLNYFLDDLRDEFNKHIVPLLSPSKRENYWNKEVENKLLKDLQTKTGNSCARNAISYNKEIRILRKEIEDYCDERDELIGTLSSLSINEHEKCERFRYWMVDSLVYFWNDYYWRKYITYRSMIEPLFIENNGMVSPG